In one window of Planctomycetaceae bacterium DNA:
- a CDS encoding bacteriohemerythrin — protein sequence MVFFEWTDELSVGVEQMDIQHKKLITLINNFHKAIDMGEDKSAVQKAIDGLVDYVKVHFIDEEALMQEYNFPQLDIHRRMHEHLARDVNEYAEKLQAGQKIMGIEMAFFLKGWLENHIGETDKNYGLYIAEQKNIEVIKK from the coding sequence ATGGTTTTTTTTGAATGGACTGACGAACTTTCAGTTGGTGTTGAACAGATGGACATTCAACACAAAAAACTTATCACTCTTATCAATAATTTTCATAAAGCCATTGACATGGGCGAAGACAAATCTGCCGTACAAAAGGCTATTGATGGTCTTGTTGATTATGTGAAAGTGCATTTTATTGATGAAGAGGCGCTGATGCAGGAATACAATTTCCCGCAGTTAGATATTCACAGGCGAATGCATGAACACCTTGCTCGGGATGTCAATGAATATGCGGAAAAATTACAAGCCGGCCAGAAAATTATGGGCATTGAGATGGCTTTTTTCCTCAAAGGCTGGCTGGAAAATCATATTGGCGAAACAGATAAAAACTACGGTCTTTACATCGCTGAACAAAAAAATATAGAAGTAATTAAGAAGTAA
- a CDS encoding endo-1,4-beta-xylanase yields the protein MKFQVFRDGKIANDFVPVGVTLFGADRIPFRSTKYITWQDGIIDCKARGSEPAGLSLLWPVEGFGNVMLYTTRLPEREQPYNLNVEIVRGKLMEIATKREDWAIFDQTPELKAKGDELQNCFIEMLASMSAPAEASVLADKCLAKAMMYAEQLAGKYSSVLFEVRLRNRGFARSSLGCQLDPDKLNDKNYLKGAFELFAHVSLPISWAKIEKERGQYDFSELDECMNTLGRRRLLLCAGPLLNFSPDSLPAWMKGKHEFDTIREAGYEFVSKVVTRYAKYVHMWKVISGLNAENIFKFSFERILEITRTACLAAREADNRSVKMIDIIYPWGEYYAHDSDTIPPLVYIDMVTQAGINYDALGIQMLFGKDQPGMHIRDMMQISAMLDKFTPLPKPIHITAFSVPDNNTAKQQSGKNAGVWRKPWDEDVQAKWIEEFCKIAFSKPFVSTITYSTLADSDTSNVSGAGLLSDELKPKKAFMSLAKLQKQILQKS from the coding sequence GTGAAATTTCAGGTATTTAGAGACGGAAAAATAGCGAATGATTTTGTACCTGTCGGCGTAACACTGTTCGGAGCCGACCGGATACCATTTCGCAGCACCAAATATATCACTTGGCAGGATGGAATCATTGACTGCAAGGCTCGCGGCTCTGAACCTGCCGGTTTGAGTCTGCTTTGGCCGGTGGAGGGCTTCGGAAACGTAATGCTCTATACGACCCGACTGCCCGAAAGAGAGCAGCCGTACAATCTCAACGTCGAAATCGTTCGCGGCAAGCTGATGGAAATCGCCACAAAGCGTGAAGATTGGGCGATTTTCGACCAGACTCCGGAGTTGAAAGCCAAAGGCGATGAACTCCAGAACTGTTTCATTGAGATGCTTGCGAGTATGAGCGCCCCGGCGGAGGCTTCCGTTTTGGCGGATAAATGTCTGGCAAAAGCTATGATGTATGCCGAGCAGCTTGCGGGCAAATATTCAAGTGTGCTTTTCGAGGTCAGACTTCGCAATCGTGGCTTCGCAAGGTCGAGCCTTGGCTGTCAACTTGATCCTGATAAATTGAATGATAAAAATTATCTCAAGGGCGCGTTCGAATTGTTTGCGCACGTTTCGCTGCCGATAAGCTGGGCGAAAATCGAAAAGGAAAGAGGCCAGTACGATTTTTCAGAACTTGATGAGTGTATGAATACTCTTGGCCGGCGCAGGCTTTTGCTTTGCGCAGGGCCGCTGCTGAATTTCTCGCCGGATAGTCTGCCTGCCTGGATGAAGGGCAAACACGAGTTCGATACGATTCGCGAAGCTGGCTATGAGTTTGTGTCGAAAGTTGTAACAAGATACGCAAAATACGTTCACATGTGGAAAGTTATCAGCGGACTGAATGCTGAAAATATTTTCAAGTTCAGTTTCGAGCGGATTCTTGAAATTACCAGAACCGCGTGCCTTGCCGCAAGGGAAGCGGACAACCGCAGCGTGAAGATGATTGATATTATTTATCCGTGGGGCGAATATTACGCGCACGATTCGGATACGATTCCGCCATTGGTTTACATTGATATGGTAACGCAGGCGGGAATCAATTACGATGCGCTTGGCATACAGATGCTTTTCGGCAAAGACCAGCCGGGAATGCACATCCGCGACATGATGCAGATTTCCGCGATGCTCGACAAGTTTACGCCTCTGCCAAAGCCGATACATATCACGGCGTTTTCTGTGCCGGACAACAACACCGCCAAACAGCAGAGCGGGAAAAACGCCGGCGTATGGCGAAAGCCGTGGGATGAAGATGTGCAGGCAAAATGGATTGAGGAATTTTGCAAAATCGCGTTCAGCAAGCCCTTTGTCAGCACGATTACATACTCGACGCTGGCCGACAGCGATACAAGTAATGTCAGCGGAGCGGGACTTTTGAGCGATGAACTCAAACCGAAAAAAGCGTTTATGTCGCTGGCAAAACTGCAAAAGCAAATTCTGCAAAAAAGCTGA
- a CDS encoding helix-hairpin-helix domain-containing protein → MDEQNNNNRQQQKEPIKTAFFIGVILCVYFALSSLPNLKKTVFEPVDNKINPNTASIYELAELPAIGKAKAEAITEYRKKSVFENAEDLEKIKGIGEKTVNKLEPLLKFND, encoded by the coding sequence ATGGATGAACAAAACAATAACAACCGGCAGCAGCAAAAAGAGCCGATAAAGACGGCGTTTTTTATCGGCGTGATTTTATGTGTTTATTTTGCATTGTCGAGCCTTCCGAATCTTAAAAAAACTGTCTTTGAACCTGTCGATAATAAAATAAATCCGAACACCGCGAGCATTTATGAACTTGCCGAACTGCCCGCAATCGGGAAGGCAAAAGCCGAAGCGATAACAGAATACAGAAAGAAAAGCGTTTTTGAAAACGCCGAGGACCTTGAAAAGATAAAAGGCATTGGCGAAAAAACCGTGAACAAACTCGAACCATTATTGAAATTTAACGATTAA
- a CDS encoding homocysteine S-methyltransferase family protein encodes MSKKTLKEKLSAGLLFVDGAMGTQLMAKGVEAGKCNDYLNIESPKIITDIHRSYYDAGSDAVYTNTFGANEITLARHNLADKVEEINAAAVKNAKLAAQAAGGDRYVIGDIGPCGDFLQPLGSLEPQTLRDAYARQAKALYNAGVDGFVVETFMAADEAAEAVKGIKSVCDLPVFVSFAFDSTGSDFRTMMGASVEMEITIFKDLGVDAIGFNCGTLKMEQYLQLTEKFAKLLKVKNIVLLAKPNGGKPELVDGNAVYKLQDKEFGDWIEKIHKAGAVIVGGCCGTSPAHIKAMTKKLKS; translated from the coding sequence ATGAGCAAAAAAACATTAAAAGAAAAATTGTCGGCCGGCCTTTTGTTTGTTGATGGCGCGATGGGCACGCAGTTAATGGCAAAAGGAGTCGAAGCTGGAAAATGCAACGATTATCTGAATATCGAATCGCCGAAAATTATTACCGACATTCACCGCAGTTATTATGACGCCGGCAGCGACGCGGTTTATACCAATACGTTCGGAGCAAATGAAATTACGCTTGCCAGACATAACCTTGCCGACAAGGTTGAGGAAATAAACGCCGCGGCGGTAAAGAACGCTAAACTGGCTGCGCAGGCAGCGGGCGGCGACAGATACGTTATCGGCGACATCGGCCCGTGCGGAGATTTTCTCCAGCCGCTCGGATCGCTTGAGCCGCAAACGCTCCGTGATGCTTACGCAAGACAGGCGAAAGCCCTTTATAACGCAGGCGTTGACGGGTTTGTCGTCGAAACATTTATGGCTGCCGATGAAGCGGCAGAAGCTGTTAAAGGCATAAAATCTGTTTGCGATTTGCCGGTGTTCGTATCATTTGCGTTTGATTCTACCGGCAGCGATTTTAGAACGATGATGGGCGCAAGCGTCGAAATGGAGATTACTATTTTCAAAGACTTGGGCGTTGATGCGATTGGATTTAATTGCGGAACACTGAAGATGGAACAATATCTGCAACTGACTGAAAAGTTCGCCAAGCTGCTCAAAGTAAAGAACATCGTGTTGTTGGCCAAACCAAACGGCGGAAAGCCGGAGCTTGTTGACGGCAATGCGGTTTATAAACTTCAGGATAAAGAATTCGGCGACTGGATTGAGAAGATTCACAAGGCAGGGGCTGTAATCGTCGGCGGATGCTGCGGCACTTCGCCTGCGCATATAAAAGCGATGACAAAAAAGCTCAAAAGTTAG
- the bioD gene encoding dethiobiotin synthase has product MKNRIGKHRGLFITATDTGAGKTLISGAIAKIISQPDKTVGVFKPIATGCRKVKQKFVSEDAEFLSHCANTNLAHDIITPIKFKIPAAPFACEKAEKKKVSLKKIFNAYEQICRNSDFVVVEGIGGVKVPITDNFDVLDLAKALKLPVVIVARAQLGTINHTLLTIEAVRRKGLLLAGIIINGYDEKTNDYAQKSNAEIIKKLGRVKILAVVPYDKKSSVEKKLLGQKALNALRKVNWLKVK; this is encoded by the coding sequence ATGAAAAACAGAATTGGCAAACACAGGGGGCTTTTCATTACTGCTACGGATACTGGTGCAGGAAAAACTCTGATTAGTGGAGCTATTGCGAAAATAATTTCGCAGCCAGACAAAACCGTCGGCGTCTTTAAACCAATCGCGACCGGATGCAGAAAAGTTAAGCAGAAATTCGTCAGCGAAGATGCGGAGTTTCTAAGTCATTGCGCAAACACAAATCTTGCACATGATATAATCACGCCGATAAAATTCAAAATCCCTGCGGCGCCTTTTGCGTGCGAGAAAGCGGAAAAGAAGAAAGTATCGCTGAAAAAGATTTTCAATGCTTACGAACAAATTTGTAGAAATTCCGATTTTGTAGTAGTTGAAGGCATTGGCGGCGTAAAAGTGCCCATTACAGATAACTTTGACGTGCTGGATTTGGCAAAGGCTTTGAAGCTTCCGGTAGTGATTGTCGCAAGGGCACAATTGGGCACTATTAATCATACGCTTTTGACGATTGAAGCGGTTCGGCGAAAGGGACTTTTGCTTGCAGGAATAATCATTAATGGTTATGATGAAAAGACTAATGATTATGCCCAAAAGAGCAATGCAGAGATTATAAAAAAGCTTGGCAGGGTAAAGATTCTGGCCGTTGTGCCGTATGACAAAAAGTCGAGCGTTGAGAAAAAATTGCTCGGACAAAAGGCGTTGAATGCTCTGCGGAAAGTAAACTGGTTAAAAGTGAAATGA